CATGTGCGGCGAGCTCGCCACCGACCTTGGTGATCGTGATGTTCGCACCTCGTTCCCGACTGACAATGCTTACAATGACCGCAGTGGACATGGTCGTGCGGAATGTCGTCGCAACCCGCGTTACATGGATCAGTTCCATGATCCGGAACGTCCTCAGTTCTGGAACGCTGGCGCCGCTGCATCCGTCAACATCGCGAACTCGCGTGGCTATCGCTGGCACGATGCGGTTCACATGCACACGCAAGTTCACACGATTTTGCCTCCCAACTCAGGGGTCTGCACGGGCGGCTTCACCAGCAATGACTCGAACGTCACGGTGTCGAGTCGTCACCAGGGCGGTGCTCACGTCTTGATGGGTGATGGGGCGGTCAAGTTCATCACCGACAGCATCGAAGCGGGCAACAGCAACGCTGCGATGATCTCGTATCACGGGTCGCCTGCCACCGTCGCTGGTGCACAGAGCCCGTACGGATTGTGGGGTGCACTGGGAACTCGAGCCAACAAGGAAGTGATCGATACCGAGTTCTGATCTGAATCGACGTCACGAAACGAAAGCCTCGGTGCAATTTGCATCGGGGCTTTTGTCGCTACTTGCGACACCATTTTCTATTTCCTCTACACACGAGCACCAAACATGAACAACTTCATTCGCGTGGCACTCCTCACCCTGCCACTCTGTCTCGCAACCGCGTGCACGTCATCCGAACCGACGAACGACCTGGCCGATTTGGAACAATCCGCGATTGATGAATACAACGAGATGATCGCCGCCGAAGCCAAGCAATCCAGCGAAGCGGGCGACATTGGAAAGAACGAGTGAGGACCTATCACTAGGCTCATTCGTCACATCACGCATCAAAAGAAGCGGCGGTTGCCCCGGATGATAACAAGGCAATCGCCGCATCGGGGCAACATTCCCACCAATTAGCAGCCGGCGCTCAATCACTTCCAATCGTTCATCACTCCCTGAGTTTCGCACCGTGTATCACCGATTTGTCGTTGGAATATCCTTTCTGCTCCTTTGGTCAGGAGCCTTTGCTTCTGCCGCACCACCTGAAACACTGGCAAAACCTCAGTTGGAAGGGGACGAAACAGCAGGTTTTCACAGTCGTGGCTACAGCCCGCTCTTCAATGGCAAGGATCTGTCTGGTTGGCACAACCCTTACCCGCATGGCGAGGCCAAGGTGGTGGATGGCGAGATCCATCTGACCGCTGACAAGAAATTTTTCTTGGTCACCGAAAGGGCGTTTACGAATTTTCGGCTTAGCATCGACATTCATTTGCCGGAGGGCGAATCAAACTCCGGTGTCATGTTTCGGTGTCATGTGAACGAGGACTCAAAGCCAACCGTCTTTGGCTATCAGGCGGAGTGCGATGGTTCGTCACGTCGATGGTCTGGTGGCTTGTTCGATGAAGGAAGACGCAAATGGATTTGGCCCAGCACCGAAGGGCGATCCACCAAGCAATTCCTGCAGCACGAAGACGAGTCCAAGCAGTTCTTTGCTCAGCCACAAGTGCGGGACGCGCTGAACCGTCATGGTTGGAATCGCTATGTCATCACTTGCATGAACGATTTGATCGCGATTGAGCTTAACGGCGTCCAAACCGTTCGTTTTCGAGATTCCGAGGATGCCAGCGGTTTCATTGGCATTCAACACCACGGTGAATCCGAACAGACCTATCGCTTTCGGAATTTGTTCATCAAAGAGCTGCCTGTTGTACCGGCACGTGAACATGTTGCGGTTATCGAACAGGAGCCAATTGCGATCAAGCGAATTAGCGAACGGGTCGTTCAGCTCGATTTTGGAAAAGTCGCGTTTGGGAACATTGTGATGCCGGTCCCGGATGGCCGAGGCACAGCGAAGGTGCACTTTGGTGAGAAGCTGAAGGACAATCGAATTGATTCAACACCACCCGGAACGGTTCGCTACGGGATGACTACGATTCGAAAGGGACAACAACGCGGTAATTGGATCGTGCCGCCACCATTGGATGATCGAACGGTGGAGCAAGCGGGTTTGATGTACGCGAATCCGCCTGCGGTGTTACTGCCGAGCAAGTGGAAACCGATGATCCCGTTTCGATGGCTCGAATTGGAGGGTCTCGACGATTCATTCGACTATTCGCTCATCCGACGTCGAGCTGCTTTTTCAAAGACTTGGAACGAGGACGCGAGTTCGTTTGAATGCTCCAACGAGACACTCAATCGCATTTGGGAATTGTGCAAATACAGCATCCGCGCCACGACGTTTGCCGGCATCTATGTGGACGGCGATCGAGAGCGGATTCCCTACGAAGCCGATGCCTATTTGAACCAGCTCAGCCACTACGCCACAGATGACAACGTCACGATGGCCGCCAGAACTTTTGACTGGTTGATGGAGAACGGGACTTGGCCGACCGAGTGGGCTCCACACATGGTTTTCATGGCTCGCGCCGAATGGATGCGGTCGGGCGACACCGAATGGCTGCGGCATCGCTACGAATCGTTGAAAACGAAAACACTTCTTGATCGCAGCGGCGATGACGGGCTGGTCCGCAGCGACGAGATGGATCGCAACCGGCACGACATCGTGGATTGGCCGCAGAAAGAACGCGATGGCTTTGTGTTCACCGAGATCAATACGGTGGTCAACGCGTTCCATATTCGGGCACTCGAGCAAATGTCCGAACTCGCCCAAGCCGTCGGCAAGGCAGAAGATGCGACCGCGTTTTCGAATCGAGCAAGGCTCGCGAGAGAATCATTTCATACGAAGTTGTTTAACGCGGAAACTGGGATTTACCGTGACGGGATCGGCACCGACCACAGCAGCATCCATGCAAACTTTTTTCCGATGGCCTTTGGTTTGGTACCACCCGCCCACCAAGCCAGTGTCCTTGATTGGCTGAAATCAAAGCAAATGGATTGCAGCGTCTATGCCGCTCAATACTTCATGGATGCGTTGTTTGAGAATGGTGGCGGTTCGAAGGCGCTCGAGTTGATCCTTGCTGACGGTGATCGCAGTTGGAAACATATGTTGGACAGTGGAACCACCATCACATGGGAAGCATGGGATTTGAAGTACAAACCGAATCAAGATTGGAACCACGCCTGGGGTGCGGCTCCCGCGAACTTGCTCCCTCGGCACGTATTGGGCGTTCAGCCAATCACCGCAGGTTGGAATCAGATCCGCATTCGACCTTGTTGTGCCGATTTGAAATACGCTCGCGGACGCGTGCCCTCGGCTCGAGGTCCAATCGAAATTGCTTGGACCAGCGAAGACGCGTTTCAGCTTTCTGGTCAGTTGCCCGAAGGCGTCAGCGCGTTGCTAGAGCTTCCCATGCAAACCGACACAAGCGAAGTCACCGTCAACGGATCAAAGGTGTCCACGGAGATCCAAGACGGTCGCATTCGACTTGAGAACGAACTTCAAGGATCTTTCGTCGTACGAGTCGAATGAGACCATACGAATCGAAGAGAAACGATGGGATCAGACCGTGCCTTCTAACGATACAGATCCAAATATCCTTTGGTCAACTAACTTTTTACCTTTGAGAATCTTAATGAAACTTTCCTTTCAAAAGACCGCATCCCTTTTCATTCTGATGTCATGCGTTGGCTGCGGGGGCTCACAGCCGGTCAACGTCAAGGACAGTGCAGACGAACAAAGCATTGAAGATTACAAAGCCATGGTTGCCGAAGAAGAAGCGGCGAATGCTGGCACGGAGAAGAACGGTATGAAGCCGCCGAAGGAATGATCGACTGAAACGAATGGTGGCGGGAACGGAGCGTCACCTGTCCCTGCGTTTAAGTAGCTGCGTTTTGTTTTCTTGCATGCAAAAATCGGCGGTAACTCATTGAAGAACGCCCAATCCGCATTTGCGAATTGGGCGTTCTGTTTCAGAATCCTGGCAGTGCCGACTAGAACTCGCCGTCGATGACTTCTCGTGCACCACGCGTTCCAAGTGCTCCCCACAGACCGTAGGGGCTCGCTGAACCGGGCGAATTGTTGAACGCGGCCGTTCCCCACTGATAAACCATTCGATTGGATTGGTTTCCAGCTTCGATTGAATCCGTGATGAACTTCACGGCACCGTCACCCATCAGCACATGAGCGCCACCTTGGTGACGGCTGGATACCGACGTCAAGTTGTTCCGGTCGACCGCGCCCGCCGAACAAATCTCGGAGTTCGGTGGACGAACGGTGTGGATCATGGTGAAAGTTGGGTTGAAGCTTGCCCAGCGGAAACCACGTCCGGAGGTCGCGCCAACAATGGGTGCCTCTGGACGCCAAAACTGAGGACGCTCGGGATCCAAATGCTGCTCACACCAATTGGGCGTCACAACAATCGTCCAGTGGTTGTTGTTGGTGCTGTAGGTGCCGCCAGAAGTCAAGCTGGTTCGTGCGTCTTTGTCACCCAGATCGGTTGTCAGTTCGCCCATGGCGATGGTGTTGGACAGTCCGTCCAAAACATCACGGAACTGACTTGATTTGTGGACAATGAAAAATCCGCGATGCGCGGCGTTGGTGCGCTGTGCTGTTGCATTGGTGGCCGCATACGGCAACACGGACGAGTCGTTGCGAACATAGACGTAACCGTCACGCATGTAGTCCGTCGAATCACCCAGGTTTGCGGCGTAATTGGTACGTCCTAAGGAAGGCAACCCCTTCCCAGGATCACTCGGGCAACGAAGCGTCGGAATGTCGGTTGCCCATGGCACATAGTCAATGTTTTCCGGCGTCGGCCCCATCGCGGGAAAGTCGATCGTGCCGTCCTGATCAAAATCATTCGGGTTGGCGATCATCTCCCACAAGCCTTGTTGCTCGACAAATGGCATCAGCCCAACAAGCATGCTCAGACGCATGTTGTTTCCCGTGGTCGTGTTGACCCAAGGATGCGTGGCGACCGTCGGGTGCGTCCCGCCGCCGTGCATCGGAAGCTCGTTGTAGGCCGAGTGATAGTTGTGCAGAGCAAGCCCAAGCTGCTTGAAATTGTTGCTGCAGCTCATCCGACGGGCAGCTTCGCGAGCGGCTTGAACAGCAGGAAGCAAAAGACCAACCAAGACGCCGATGATGGCGATCACGACCAACAACTCGACCAAGGTGAAGCCCGAGGCAGTTGCCGGGCGCGAGTGTTTGAAATCACGATGCATAGAAATTTCTCAAGAGTGCGATACGAAAGCAAAACGCCAGACCGCGAAAATTCGCGGTGGAAACTGGCCAATGCAGTCATTCCCGAAAGAAACGCACTCTCTTGCGGAGAAATCTATGGATTCGTGTTGAATTTCACGGAAAATCGTATTCCTGCTGAATTTGCCAGCGTTTCGGCCGGCTTGAACAGCGGCGACGGACGTACTGAGAAGGTTTAGGAGATGATTCCTTCAATCACTTTCGCTGGCTCGACTCCCGTCAGTTTCTGCTCCAATCCTTGAAACGGAAATGTCAGTCGATTGTGGTCAATTCCCAGCAGGGAAAGCATGGTCGCGTGCAGGTCTCGCACATGCACCGGATCGGCGACCACGTTATAGCTAAATTCGTCGGTCGCTCCGTAACGCATTCCACCGCGAATTCCGCCTCCGGCCAGCAAAGCGGTGAAACATCGCGGATGGTGATCGCGGCCGTATGTTTTCATGTTCAATTTGCCTTGGCCGTAAACGGTTCGTCCAAACTCACCAGCGAACACCACCAGGGTGTCGTCCAACAACCCGCGTTGTTCCAAGTCCTTCAACAATGCTGCGGTGGGCTGGTCGACATCTTGGCATTGGCCGGGCAAGTTGTCGGGCAGCTTCGAGTGGTGGTCCCAGCCTCGGTGGAAGAGCTGGATGAAGCGAACATCCCGTTCCGCCATTCGCCGGGCCAACAAGCAGTTGCGTGCATACGATCCGGGATTGTTCACTTCGGGACCATACATCGCGAGAGTCTCAGCGGATTCGTCCGCGATGTCGGTCAGATCTGGGACGGACGTTTGCATTCGAAACGCCATCTCTTGTTGCGCGATGGTGGTTTCGATTTCGGGATCACCAATTTCACCGAAGTGCTTGCGGTTCAAGTCACCCAGTGAGTCCAACATTCGTCGTCGAATGCCCGCATCAATGCCTTTCGGATTGGAAAGAAACAACACTGGATCGCCAGACGTTTGAAAGCTGGTCCCTTGGTGCTTGGACGGCAGAAACCCACTGCCCCAAAGCCGCGAATACAACGCTTGGACGTTGACCTTTCCACTCCAATAAGCCGACGGCATCACAATGTAATCGGGCAAGTCTTTGTTGAGCGTCCCCAGTCCGTAGCTTAGCCAGGCTCCCATGCTTGGCTTGCCAGGCAGTTCCGTTCCGGTGCAGAAAGCGGTCTTGCCTGGATCATGGTTAATCGATTCCGTGTGCATGGAATCAACAAAACAAAGCTTGTCCACTTGAGTCGACAAATGCGGCAGCAGATCGCTCATCCAAATGCCGCTGTCACCTTGTTGCGAAAAACCAAAGCCGCTGGGGACCACCAGTTGTTCCTGCCCACGCGTCATGGCGGTCACGCGTTGTCCTTGGCTGACCGATGGTGGCAAAGGCTGGTTGAACTGCTTCGCCAATTCAGGCTTGTAGTCGAACAAATCGATTTGGCTGGGCGCCCCCGCCATGAATAAAAAGATGACGCGTTTGGCCTTGGGTGCAAAATGGCAACCCGGCGGTAACGTGGCGTCGCTGGCCGCCTTTTCGCTGGCCGAATTTGCCGAAGCCGACCTGGTGCCCAAAACCAACGAAGTGAGCGCGGAGGTTCCCAATCCCATCCCGGCATTGGCCAAGAATCGACGGCGATTTTCAATGATCGAGAGATCGTTGTGAAGCATGTTGTTCAATCCTTCGTCTTGGTGATGTCCAGGTTGTAAAGCGTGCTGCACAAGACCGTCCAAGCAGCAAGTTCCGCGTTGTCACGAGGCTCCTTCGTCGCCATGTCCTCGCACAGTTGCTCGGCCAATTCAGGTGCCGTCGCGTATTGATTTCGCAAATCGTCCAGCAGAGTTTGCAACACTTCCACTTCCTCTACATCAGGCAACTTGGCCGTGACGGTTTCGTAAGCGAACATGATTCGAGATTCGGCGGGCTGGCCCAACACATTTTGTGCAAGCTTTCTCGCCGCCCGGATGTATTCGCCTTCGTTTAACAACAGCAAAGCCTGAGTCGGCGTGTTGGTGCGTTCGCGTCGTGCGATGCAGGCGTCTCGATTGGGGGCGTTGAGGATTGTCATCTGAGGCGGCGGCATCGCTCGTTTCCAAAACGTGTAAACGCTTCTTCGATAGCGAGATTCGCCTTCGTCCGCACGAAAGCGTTCACCAGTCATGGAGACCGCTCGCCACAAACCATCCG
Above is a window of Rhodopirellula halodulae DNA encoding:
- a CDS encoding family 78 glycoside hydrolase catalytic domain, with protein sequence MYHRFVVGISFLLLWSGAFASAAPPETLAKPQLEGDETAGFHSRGYSPLFNGKDLSGWHNPYPHGEAKVVDGEIHLTADKKFFLVTERAFTNFRLSIDIHLPEGESNSGVMFRCHVNEDSKPTVFGYQAECDGSSRRWSGGLFDEGRRKWIWPSTEGRSTKQFLQHEDESKQFFAQPQVRDALNRHGWNRYVITCMNDLIAIELNGVQTVRFRDSEDASGFIGIQHHGESEQTYRFRNLFIKELPVVPAREHVAVIEQEPIAIKRISERVVQLDFGKVAFGNIVMPVPDGRGTAKVHFGEKLKDNRIDSTPPGTVRYGMTTIRKGQQRGNWIVPPPLDDRTVEQAGLMYANPPAVLLPSKWKPMIPFRWLELEGLDDSFDYSLIRRRAAFSKTWNEDASSFECSNETLNRIWELCKYSIRATTFAGIYVDGDRERIPYEADAYLNQLSHYATDDNVTMAARTFDWLMENGTWPTEWAPHMVFMARAEWMRSGDTEWLRHRYESLKTKTLLDRSGDDGLVRSDEMDRNRHDIVDWPQKERDGFVFTEINTVVNAFHIRALEQMSELAQAVGKAEDATAFSNRARLARESFHTKLFNAETGIYRDGIGTDHSSIHANFFPMAFGLVPPAHQASVLDWLKSKQMDCSVYAAQYFMDALFENGGGSKALELILADGDRSWKHMLDSGTTITWEAWDLKYKPNQDWNHAWGAAPANLLPRHVLGVQPITAGWNQIRIRPCCADLKYARGRVPSARGPIEIAWTSEDAFQLSGQLPEGVSALLELPMQTDTSEVTVNGSKVSTEIQDGRIRLENELQGSFVVRVE
- a CDS encoding DUF1559 domain-containing protein, whose protein sequence is MHRDFKHSRPATASGFTLVELLVVIAIIGVLVGLLLPAVQAAREAARRMSCSNNFKQLGLALHNYHSAYNELPMHGGGTHPTVATHPWVNTTTGNNMRLSMLVGLMPFVEQQGLWEMIANPNDFDQDGTIDFPAMGPTPENIDYVPWATDIPTLRCPSDPGKGLPSLGRTNYAANLGDSTDYMRDGYVYVRNDSSVLPYAATNATAQRTNAAHRGFFIVHKSSQFRDVLDGLSNTIAMGELTTDLGDKDARTSLTSGGTYSTNNNHWTIVVTPNWCEQHLDPERPQFWRPEAPIVGATSGRGFRWASFNPTFTMIHTVRPPNSEICSAGAVDRNNLTSVSSRHQGGAHVLMGDGAVKFITDSIEAGNQSNRMVYQWGTAAFNNSPGSASPYGLWGALGTRGAREVIDGEF
- a CDS encoding DUF1501 domain-containing protein, with product MLHNDLSIIENRRRFLANAGMGLGTSALTSLVLGTRSASANSASEKAASDATLPPGCHFAPKAKRVIFLFMAGAPSQIDLFDYKPELAKQFNQPLPPSVSQGQRVTAMTRGQEQLVVPSGFGFSQQGDSGIWMSDLLPHLSTQVDKLCFVDSMHTESINHDPGKTAFCTGTELPGKPSMGAWLSYGLGTLNKDLPDYIVMPSAYWSGKVNVQALYSRLWGSGFLPSKHQGTSFQTSGDPVLFLSNPKGIDAGIRRRMLDSLGDLNRKHFGEIGDPEIETTIAQQEMAFRMQTSVPDLTDIADESAETLAMYGPEVNNPGSYARNCLLARRMAERDVRFIQLFHRGWDHHSKLPDNLPGQCQDVDQPTAALLKDLEQRGLLDDTLVVFAGEFGRTVYGQGKLNMKTYGRDHHPRCFTALLAGGGIRGGMRYGATDEFSYNVVADPVHVRDLHATMLSLLGIDHNRLTFPFQGLEQKLTGVEPAKVIEGIIS